The Numenius arquata chromosome 7, bNumArq3.hap1.1, whole genome shotgun sequence genome has a window encoding:
- the LOC141466770 gene encoding uncharacterized protein: MNTASNSENGSYSTSHTRPFFYAQPTAQQPFPNSWYLSHAYSPYCVPAPGFRSGNPYFPFYSVALHEYPGFFVPQHPVHARINRRPYFNAPTPSPIFYHATRFRHYSTSGKKMETKETQTDPRQPENKQKKHQDTRADAGNAACVSSGVGTETESAPKKQDSSGSSIVVDREFHNKSPSSSTQYRNLPTGSYAFEKEEVRIEYGNGSPAIQLWKSFKETIPLYDVASGKPVPENTVQRDLFSVSSCEGRIYGPPEGEKMVPGAFLDERKAVLTSKQGVETVQEQEGQNNEVKMDAEKQANTSQQAKSPPGETMAVQIAEMARAVGIDQPVVRQDVIVAKKSSSRKSTGSKTSQEEPSFIQQGGLLPPSMEVMSDLSFQQKKLNLSHSTTNESQTDKSIWCDESIEKYIPSNSWLASMDANYNYDVCLPQRKCQSVLSLSSDDMSSREEGSSIDNAQVSYFVPDYVLQKSMYSFQKSTEALEKEKIKSGGSLNEDEVVGREQMNSLNDQDVKNSSMMKTKEVSSKGRKLGALPRSSSQKKIISLKKKAAKSLSEVEDSEEYSVREEEDEDGEEEDDGMDEIEYFFQEATPYGILTSSRGNFYPVGQRVLWKPPKNAIPAQLISWPAQEKIARSGLGESIGVVYKPKEKEQDEVVHSDCGYYGRKRPMARREGLDHQRMLWKFLGGCPPLVKLKKKRIGKPPSKRRNTRCEVEEVEVWEVPKSSVRKGCGMRKSLYKRR; encoded by the exons atgaatactGCCTCAAACTCAGAAAATGGATCGTATTCCACCAGCCACACAAGACCCTTTTTTTATGCACAGCCAACAGCACAACAGCCTTTTCCAAATTCGTGGTACCTCAGTCATGCGTACAGTCCGTACTGTGTACCTGCTCCAG GCTTCCGAAGTGGAAatccatattttccattttattctgtTGCGCTCCATGAGTACCCTGGATTTTTTGTTCCGCAGCATCCAGTGCATGCAAGAATTAATAGAAGGCCTTATTTTAATGCTCCCACACCTTCCCCTATATTTTATCATGCGACAAGATTTAGACATTACAGtacctctgggaaaaaaatggagacaAAAGAAACACAGACTGATCCTAGGCagcctgaaaacaagcaaaaaaagcaTCAAGATACCCGTGCAGATGCAGGAAATGCGGCCTGTGTTTCTTCTGGTGTAGGTACAGAGACTGAAAGTGCTCCAAAGAAACAGGATTCATCTGGATCTTCCATTGTGGTAGACAGAGAGTTTCATAACAAGAGCCCTTCCAGCTCTACACAGTACAGAAACCTTCCTACTGGGAGCTATGCCTTTGAGAAGGAAGAAGTGAGGATAGAATATGGAAATGGCTCTCCAGCTATTCAGCTGTGGAAGTCCTTTAAAGAAACTATCCCTCTGTATGATGTAGCAAGTGGTAAACCAGTCCCAGAAAATACAGTACAGCGTGACTTATTTTCTGTTAGCTCATGTGAAGGAAGGATATATGGCCCTCCTGAAGGGGAGAAAATGGTGCCAGGAGCTTTCTTAGATGAGAGAAAAGCAGTTCTCACCTCAAAACAGGGTGTTGAAACTGTGCAAGAACAAGAGGGCCAAAATAACGAAGTGAAGATGGATGCAGAAAAGCAGGCAAATACAAGTCAACAGGCAAAATCCCCCCCAGGGGAAACCATGGCAGTGCAAATTGCAGAGATGGCAAGAGCTGTTGGCATAGATCAGCCAGTCGTAAGACAGGACGTGATAGTAGCTAAGAAATCCAGCTCTAGAAAATCTACAGGCTCAAAAACCTCTCAAGAAGAGCCCAGCTTTATTCAACAAGGAGGGTTACTCCCACCTAGTATGGAGGTAATGAGTGACTTgagttttcagcagaaaaagctgAATTTAAGCCACAGCACAACCAACGAAAGTCAAACAGATAAAAGTATTTGGTGTGACGAATCAATTGAGAAGTACATTCCCTCTAACAGCTGGCTGGCTAGTATGGACGCAAACTACAACTACGACGTTTGTTTGCCGCAACGGAAATGTCAGAGTGTACTCAGTCTTTCTTCTGATGACATGTCCTCTAGAGAGGAAGGCTCATCAATTGACAATGCCCAAGTGTCTTACTTTGTCCCTGACTATGTGCTTCAGAAAAGCATGTATAGTTTCCAAAAAAGTACAGAGGCcttagagaaagagaaaatcaaaAGTGGTGGGTCCCTTAATGAAGATGAAGTGGTAGGAAGGGAGCAGATGAACAGTTTGAATGATCAAGATGTCAAAAACTCTTCAATGATGAAGACTAAAGAGGTTTCCAGTAAAGGTAGAAAGCTGGGAGCCCTTCCTAGATCTTctagtcagaaaaaaatcatttctctCAAGAAAAAAGCAGCTAAGAGTTTGTCAGAAGTTGAGGATTCCGAAGAATACTCTGTGcgggaagaagaggatgaagatggagaagaggaggatgatggTATGGATGAAATTGAATATTTCTTTCAAGAAGCCACTCCATATGGAATCTTGACATCTAGTAGAGGAAATTTCTACCCAGTTGGCCAGAGGGTGCTTTGGAAACCACCTAAAAATGCTATTCCGGCTCAATTAATTAGCTGGCCTGCTCAAGAAAAAATAGCTAGGAGTGGACTTGGCGAAAGCATTGGTGTAGTTTACAAGccaaaggagaaagaacaagatGAAGTCGTACACAGTGACTGTGGGTATTATGGAAGAAAGAGGCCTATGGCAAGAAGAGAAGGGCTTGACCACCAGCGGATGTTGTGGAAATTCTTGGGAG GCTGCCCACCTTTGGttaaactgaagaagaaaagaataggCAAGCCACCTTCAAAACGCAGGAACACGAGATGTGAGGTGGAAGAAGTAGAGGTGTGGGAGGTGCCCAAGAGCAGCGTACGCAAAG ggtGTGGAATGAGAAAGTCCCTCTATAAGAGACGATAA
- the RP9 gene encoding retinitis pigmentosa 9 protein, producing MSHRERRGQEEEKGVEEEEKEGAARGSRARPKSHPEPAASGSRTQDRHERKRKRQEAQQLRKLQHLESFYEKPPPGLIKENETKPEDCIPDVPGNESAREFLAHAPTKGLWMPLGKEVKVMQCWRCKRYGHRTGDKECPFFIKGNQKLEQFRVAHEDPMYDIIRENKRHEKEMRIQHLKQLLEDSTSDDDDDSDEDDENSSSSTSSECRDKHKKKKRKKEKKKKEKKKKKKRKHKSSKSNEKSESD from the exons ATGTCCCACAGGGAGCgaagggggcaggaggaggagaaaggggtggaggaggaggagaaagaaggagcGGCGAGGGGCAGCCGGGCGCGGCCCAAGAGCCACCCAGAGCCCGCGGCGAGCGGCAGCAGGACCCAGGACCGGCATGAGAGGAAACGGAAGAGGCAGGAGGCGCAGCAGCTGCGgaagctccagcacctggagtcCTT cTATGAGAAACCTCCCCCAGGGCTAATTAAG GagaatgaaacaaaaccagaagactgCATACCTGATGTACCAGGCAATGAAAGTGCACGAGAATTCCTGGCACATGCCCCGACAAAAGGGCTTTGGATGCCTTTGGGAAAAGAGGTCAAAGTCATGCAGT gttggaGGTGTAAACGTTACGGACACAGAACAGGAGATAAAGAATGCCCTTTCTTTATTAAAGGCAATCAGAAATTGGAACAATTTAGAGTA GCACATGAAGATCCAATGTATGATATCATAAGGGAAAATAAACgtcatgaaaaagaaatgag gatACAGCATCTGAAGCAGCTCCTGGAGGACTCTACctcagatgatgatgatgacagtGATGAGGAtgatgaaaacagcagcagctcgACTTCCTCAGAATGTAGAgataaacacaagaaaaaaaagagaaagaaggaaaagaaaaaaaaagaaaagaagaagaaaaagaagagaaagcataAATCATCTAAATCTAATGAGAAGTCAGAATCTGACTGA